One Polaribacter sp. KT25b DNA segment encodes these proteins:
- a CDS encoding RagB/SusD family nutrient uptake outer membrane protein produces the protein MKTIKYTFILILAALFFSCEDYLEKEQDFEGLDQNDVFEDVRLARNFLNGAYTNLITEVTAKSNNPDILPGMSMSGEGYPARHNNNVPQRYNSYATSDYLTLMNLNGAVGQGQTPNFVSRYYESWKGVNTVNTFLANSDKIANSDEATVNALKGEAYFLRAYFYHLMTKRHGGLIYLKENLNVNNPFNQERETYASNLANMLEDLETAITLLPVNRASEDYGRPTRGAAMALKSRITLFAASPLINTTNDNQAWIDAATAASDLINFANNNGLYTLASAPNANNIDVSHNGADLFNPEPEELEPYRSIFVGPGKSKILPPEVIFMEVNEFTAGGGGTLVPLPRTYLTVGFDIVKGNNNPMGIGALANFVEKFETKNGLAIEDDPSYNPQEPFINRDPRFYNNILFDGVPWTVTTSNPTNKTGFTDLAIINEDGNLGFDFRDPNTPTNREWQVKNKTGLKIRKWLPNGYFLTQGWKGSLDFYTNNSVFRMAEIYLNYAEAANEAYGPGGTAPGATLSALDAVNKIRNRVGMPNVNGAYSGSKDGLRDRIRNERAIELCFEGFRYDDIRRWKTAHLEENLKVEFLEMRWQGGTSSTYPTGFSFENVEQSDLKKTFTDRNYWWPIPSSEIEAVPSFKQTEGW, from the coding sequence ATGAAAACAATAAAATATACATTTATTTTAATCTTAGCGGCACTTTTCTTTAGTTGTGAAGATTATTTAGAAAAAGAACAAGATTTTGAAGGTTTAGATCAAAATGATGTTTTTGAAGATGTTCGTTTAGCTAGAAATTTTTTAAACGGAGCATACACAAACTTAATAACAGAAGTAACTGCTAAATCTAATAACCCAGATATTCTTCCAGGAATGTCTATGTCGGGAGAAGGGTATCCTGCAAGACATAATAATAATGTACCACAGCGATATAATTCTTATGCAACTTCAGATTACTTAACTTTAATGAATCTTAATGGTGCTGTAGGGCAAGGACAAACACCTAATTTTGTTTCTAGATATTACGAGTCTTGGAAAGGAGTTAATACTGTAAATACCTTTTTAGCTAATAGTGATAAAATAGCAAATTCTGATGAAGCAACTGTAAACGCTTTAAAAGGTGAAGCTTATTTTTTAAGAGCCTATTTTTATCATTTAATGACTAAGCGTCACGGTGGGCTTATTTATTTAAAAGAAAACTTAAATGTTAATAACCCATTTAATCAAGAAAGAGAAACGTATGCAAGTAATCTAGCAAATATGTTAGAAGACTTAGAAACAGCTATTACTTTATTGCCTGTAAATAGAGCTTCAGAAGATTACGGAAGACCTACAAGAGGTGCAGCTATGGCTTTAAAATCTAGAATAACGTTATTTGCTGCAAGTCCATTAATTAACACCACAAATGATAATCAAGCATGGATAGATGCAGCTACAGCAGCATCTGATTTAATTAATTTTGCTAATAATAATGGCTTATATACACTTGCGAGTGCTCCTAATGCCAATAATATAGATGTGAGCCACAATGGTGCAGATCTTTTTAACCCAGAACCAGAAGAATTAGAACCTTACAGAAGCATATTTGTAGGTCCTGGAAAATCTAAAATATTGCCTCCAGAGGTAATTTTTATGGAAGTAAATGAGTTTACAGCTGGTGGTGGTGGTACTTTAGTTCCGTTACCTAGAACTTACTTAACAGTTGGTTTTGATATTGTTAAAGGTAATAATAACCCAATGGGTATTGGAGCATTGGCCAATTTTGTAGAAAAATTCGAAACAAAAAATGGGTTGGCAATTGAAGATGATCCTTCTTATAACCCTCAAGAACCATTTATTAATAGAGATCCAAGGTTTTACAATAACATTTTGTTTGATGGAGTGCCATGGACAGTAACAACATCTAATCCTACAAACAAAACAGGTTTTACAGATTTAGCAATCATCAATGAAGATGGTAATTTAGGCTTCGATTTTCGTGACCCTAATACACCAACTAATAGAGAATGGCAAGTTAAAAATAAAACGGGTTTAAAAATAAGAAAGTGGTTGCCTAATGGATATTTCTTAACACAAGGATGGAAAGGATCTTTAGATTTCTATACTAATAATAGTGTTTTTAGAATGGCTGAAATATATTTAAACTATGCAGAAGCGGCTAATGAAGCATATGGGCCAGGTGGTACTGCTCCAGGAGCTACTTTAAGTGCTCTTGATGCTGTAAATAAAATTAGAAACAGAGTAGGAATGCCAAATGTAAATGGTGCTTATTCAGGTTCTAAAGATGGTTTAAGAGATCGTATTAGAAATGAGAGAGCTATAGAACTTTGTTTTGAAGGGTTTAGATATGACGATATTAGAAGATGGAAAACAGCTCATTTAGAAGAAAACTTAAAAGTAGAGTTTTTAGAAATGCGTTGGCAAGGAGGTACTTCATCTACTTATCCTACAGGTTTTAGTTTTGAAAATGTAGAACAATCAGATTTGAAAAAAACATTTACTGATAGAAACTATTGGTGGCCAATTCCTAGTTCAGAAATTGAAGCTGTACCTAGTTTTAAACAAACAGAAGGTTGGTAA
- a CDS encoding SusC/RagA family TonB-linked outer membrane protein translates to MKITIKELKGFVFCVLNVLAINIGVAQNTPLNNLAVQDSLKTKGNNELLKTPFGVFNIGQTTGAVFRISGDELRKSGGDNLINSLRGRVPGLRIVRTSNTPGNGGYSYTLNGGTPNVLIDGQPRGLQVDLRDVDEVIVLSDATFNALLGNLGDNGLIYVVTKGNKLSKPAIEVNYQVGYSTPTHLPKLLSASEYATIINEASNNDGLGNVYSPEAIEAYKNGSDPINFPNVDTQETYLSNLAASNYMSLNLYGASEKVSYSAFLGYSDWEGLEKVGSKIDGRNITFRTKIDTKINDLVKAHASVYGRFGENERPVIGPDDTFRWITNTPANAFPLMVGDSAYVVNNQFQTNLLSELENGGTRTDYTSNMIFDIGFDFDLDQFVPGLAYDTYIMMKTYNAHSLLTNNQPALYTLENLEDTNGLDSLALKVYKNEVLDLSIGRTGGAIQRNFAYGGNLSYVKETAKGILNLNLSHLLFYQPNITASQTDQRNFTVNLNGSYALENKYILFANANSSSSSRFLDNHKTKMYPTVGAAWVASNENFLKDSKVIDYLKFRTSYGIVGTEYGFTTLLYLDTWSGGRNNGTTYLGTNGNLSQDELGYRLNTTGNDEIDWVEYNQLFAGVELQMFKKLKLDFNYFNILINNQVIRASQLYASALGNDVYLPQLNFKESRNKGFNTNITFSDSKDSFKYHISANAGYNKVIGEKIAEVQYPDEYRLQQGQAQDNIVGYVSDGLYTAENIGSALPQFGDLQVGDVKYVDLNGDNVIDSRDTKTIGNSNPRVNYGINFGFEYKGINLDVVGMGVTGYDINLNSYAYYQHGGLGNYYGSVNSDLPNGNANPRLSTLTSINNNKNSDYWLLNGGYFKIANVELGYSLPESIISDSSFADVKLFLRGSNLAVFSKMKDLDPENINAGFSQYPMMRTFTLGASINF, encoded by the coding sequence ATGAAAATAACCATAAAAGAACTAAAAGGTTTTGTTTTCTGCGTACTGAATGTTCTTGCTATTAATATAGGTGTAGCTCAAAATACACCGTTAAATAATTTAGCCGTACAAGATTCGCTTAAAACAAAAGGCAATAATGAACTCTTAAAAACACCATTTGGGGTTTTTAATATTGGCCAAACAACGGGTGCTGTATTTAGAATTTCTGGTGATGAGTTAAGAAAATCAGGTGGAGATAATTTGATCAATTCTTTAAGAGGTAGAGTGCCTGGTTTAAGAATCGTGAGAACAAGTAATACCCCAGGAAATGGAGGGTATTCTTATACATTAAATGGTGGAACCCCGAATGTATTAATTGATGGGCAACCAAGGGGTTTACAAGTAGATTTAAGAGATGTAGATGAAGTAATTGTACTTAGTGATGCGACCTTTAATGCTTTACTAGGAAACTTAGGAGATAATGGTCTTATTTACGTAGTAACCAAGGGAAATAAACTAAGTAAGCCAGCAATAGAAGTTAATTACCAAGTAGGATATAGTACACCTACTCATTTGCCAAAATTATTGTCTGCATCAGAGTATGCAACGATAATAAACGAAGCATCCAATAATGATGGTTTAGGAAATGTATACAGCCCAGAGGCAATTGAAGCTTATAAGAATGGATCAGATCCAATTAATTTTCCGAATGTAGATACTCAAGAAACTTATTTGTCAAATTTAGCTGCTTCTAACTATATGTCTCTTAATTTATATGGAGCATCAGAAAAGGTATCTTATAGTGCTTTTTTAGGGTATTCAGATTGGGAAGGACTAGAAAAAGTGGGTTCGAAAATAGATGGTAGAAACATTACTTTTAGAACTAAAATTGATACTAAGATTAATGATTTAGTAAAAGCACATGCTAGTGTTTATGGTAGATTTGGAGAAAATGAAAGACCAGTTATTGGTCCAGATGATACATTTAGATGGATTACCAATACGCCTGCAAATGCGTTTCCTCTTATGGTTGGAGATTCTGCGTATGTGGTGAATAACCAATTTCAGACAAACTTATTATCAGAATTAGAAAATGGAGGAACAAGAACAGACTATACATCAAATATGATTTTTGATATCGGGTTTGATTTTGATTTAGATCAATTTGTGCCAGGTCTTGCTTATGATACTTACATTATGATGAAAACGTATAATGCACATTCATTGCTTACAAATAATCAACCTGCATTATATACGTTAGAAAATTTAGAAGACACCAATGGTTTAGATTCATTAGCGTTAAAGGTTTATAAAAATGAAGTCTTAGACCTTAGCATAGGAAGAACAGGTGGAGCTATTCAAAGAAATTTTGCCTACGGAGGAAACCTTAGTTATGTTAAAGAAACAGCTAAAGGAATCTTAAATTTAAATTTAAGTCATCTGTTATTTTATCAACCAAATATTACAGCAAGTCAAACAGATCAACGTAATTTTACAGTTAATCTAAACGGTTCTTACGCATTAGAAAATAAATATATTTTATTTGCCAATGCAAACTCTAGCAGTAGTTCTCGTTTTTTAGATAATCATAAAACTAAAATGTATCCAACTGTTGGAGCTGCGTGGGTAGCATCAAATGAAAACTTTTTAAAAGATAGTAAAGTAATCGATTATTTAAAGTTTAGAACTTCTTATGGAATTGTAGGTACAGAATATGGTTTTACTACCCTTTTATACCTAGATACTTGGAGTGGTGGTAGAAATAATGGTACTACCTATTTGGGTACTAATGGTAATTTATCTCAAGATGAATTAGGATATCGCTTAAATACAACTGGTAACGATGAAATCGATTGGGTAGAGTATAATCAATTATTTGCAGGTGTAGAATTACAAATGTTTAAAAAACTAAAACTAGATTTTAATTACTTTAATATTTTAATTAACAATCAAGTAATTAGAGCAAGTCAATTATATGCAAGTGCTTTAGGGAATGATGTGTACTTACCTCAATTAAATTTTAAAGAGAGTAGAAATAAAGGTTTTAATACAAATATTACTTTTAGCGATAGTAAAGATTCTTTTAAATACCACATTAGTGCAAATGCAGGTTATAATAAGGTAATTGGAGAAAAAATAGCTGAAGTACAATATCCAGATGAATATAGATTACAGCAAGGACAAGCACAAGATAACATAGTTGGTTATGTAAGTGATGGTCTTTATACAGCAGAAAACATTGGTAGCGCATTGCCACAATTTGGAGATTTACAAGTTGGAGATGTAAAGTATGTGGATTTAAATGGTGATAATGTAATTGATTCTAGAGATACAAAAACTATTGGAAACAGTAACCCAAGAGTTAATTATGGTATTAACTTTGGTTTTGAATATAAAGGGATAAACCTAGATGTTGTAGGTATGGGAGTTACAGGTTATGATATTAACCTTAATTCATATGCATATTATCAACATGGTGGATTAGGTAATTATTATGGAAGTGTAAATAGCGATTTACCTAATGGAAATGCAAATCCTAGATTAAGTACGTTAACAAGTATTAATAATAATAAGAATTCTGATTATTGGTTATTGAACGGTGGTTATTTTAAAATAGCGAATGTAGAACTAGGTTACTCATTACCAGAAAGTATAATTTCTGATAGCTCATTTGCAGATGTAAAACTCTTTTTAAGAGGAAGTAATTTAGCTGTATTTAGTAAAATGAAAGATTTAGATCCAGAAAATATTAATGCAGGTTTTTCTCAATATCCAATGATGAGAACTTTTACTTTAGGAGCTTCTATTAATTTTTAA
- a CDS encoding RagB/SusD family nutrient uptake outer membrane protein — MKLTKNILIISVLMLSITGCESFLEDTIQYTSEEEVLTSGQRSRGLIDDIYTDYSFRYFTDFSVEYLTDNGVLNSSATNFANNNWGPAESHPNNYIWQQSYNNIRQIYQYIEEVHNTGLPYLPSEASASLSDIIVSRYYGEAHFLKAWAEWELLKTYGGPAADGTMLGFPIVNEVLENEEYALLSRNTYDECVDQIMADLAVAIDHLPLIYSGADKDNPGTSDLETGRASGLAAYALKAKVALFAASPAFNPTNDVTKWQLAAEYAQEVIQLNGGLKSLQSINNSREDNPDHIWRLRNSRNNNSLENRLYPPTLYGQGEVNPSQNLVDAFPDANGFPITDASSTYDATAPYASRDSRFYKFIFYNGDQCFTSENCTDFSPLETYQGGLDNFGGFIANEGTRTGYYLKKYLSNLNFDPSANNNPLTTLPKVYVQLGLTEVYLNYVEAVIEGYGEVETAPAGLNYSAKEVLAQIRKRAGLSNDPYLNTAATDVNVFKDLLKSERRLELSFTGERFHDLRRWKEIDKIEDLKGVKIIKNTDDSFSYQEITVEQRGYQNKNYYLPLPYAELILNSNLKQNQGWE, encoded by the coding sequence ATGAAATTAACTAAAAACATATTAATAATTAGTGTCTTAATGCTTAGCATTACTGGATGCGAAAGTTTTTTAGAAGATACAATTCAATATACGTCTGAAGAAGAAGTTTTAACTTCAGGACAACGTTCTAGAGGACTTATTGATGATATTTATACAGACTATTCTTTTAGATATTTTACAGATTTTTCTGTAGAATATTTAACAGACAATGGTGTTTTAAATTCTTCTGCTACTAATTTTGCAAATAATAATTGGGGACCCGCAGAAAGCCATCCTAATAACTATATTTGGCAACAGTCATATAATAATATCAGACAAATTTATCAGTATATAGAAGAAGTTCACAATACAGGACTTCCCTATTTGCCTTCAGAAGCAAGTGCTTCATTAAGTGATATTATAGTAAGTAGGTATTATGGAGAAGCACATTTCTTAAAAGCTTGGGCAGAATGGGAATTGTTAAAAACGTATGGTGGGCCAGCAGCAGACGGAACGATGCTTGGTTTTCCTATTGTAAATGAGGTTTTAGAAAATGAAGAATATGCACTGTTAAGTAGAAATACGTATGATGAATGTGTAGACCAAATTATGGCAGATTTAGCGGTTGCTATAGATCATTTACCTTTAATTTATTCTGGTGCGGATAAAGACAACCCAGGAACTAGTGATTTAGAAACAGGTAGAGCAAGTGGTTTGGCTGCTTACGCCTTAAAAGCTAAAGTTGCATTATTTGCAGCGAGTCCTGCTTTTAATCCAACTAACGATGTTACTAAATGGCAATTAGCAGCAGAATATGCACAAGAAGTAATTCAACTTAATGGTGGTTTAAAATCATTACAATCTATAAATAATAGTAGAGAAGACAACCCAGATCACATCTGGAGATTGCGTAATTCTAGAAATAATAATTCATTAGAAAACCGTTTATATCCTCCTACTCTATATGGTCAAGGAGAAGTAAATCCATCTCAAAATTTAGTAGATGCATTTCCAGACGCTAATGGATTTCCTATTACAGACGCCTCAAGTACGTATGATGCTACAGCACCTTATGCTTCTAGAGATAGTAGGTTCTATAAATTTATCTTTTACAACGGAGATCAATGTTTTACTAGTGAAAACTGTACAGATTTTAGCCCTTTAGAAACCTACCAAGGTGGTTTAGATAATTTTGGAGGATTTATTGCAAATGAAGGAACAAGAACTGGGTATTATTTAAAAAAATACTTAAGTAATTTAAATTTTGATCCATCTGCAAATAATAATCCTTTAACAACTTTACCTAAAGTGTATGTGCAATTAGGTCTTACCGAGGTGTATTTAAATTATGTTGAAGCTGTAATTGAAGGTTACGGAGAAGTAGAAACTGCCCCTGCAGGATTAAATTATTCAGCAAAAGAAGTTTTAGCTCAAATAAGAAAAAGAGCAGGTTTGTCTAATGACCCTTATTTAAATACTGCTGCTACTGATGTAAATGTTTTTAAAGATTTGTTAAAATCAGAAAGACGTTTAGAGTTATCTTTTACAGGAGAAAGATTTCATGATTTAAGAAGATGGAAGGAAATTGATAAGATAGAAGATTTAAAAGGTGTTAAAATTATCAAGAATACCGACGATTCTTTTTCTTACCAAGAGATTACAGTAGAACAAAGAGGATACCAAAATAAAAATTATTATTTACCTTTACCTTATGCAGAGTTGATATTAAATAGCAATTTGAAACAAAACCAAGGTTGGGAATAA
- a CDS encoding DUF1735 domain-containing protein has product MKNNKLRSFTKILVLAVLALSMTSCYDDFVENEFEFTSVYLPKETIDRTFIMGEGMQIGVGVVLGGRLDNREDVEVSFSLDESLLDPGSALPASYYSLVDADGNPANNKIIIPAGKTQGFVYVKADSINFLNDPVSLGNNYALGFTLDNVVKADSILVDYKSTKITFTYINQLYGNYVQKGAYTKDDGTTVETVEYPKDNSNISEAIELTMVSPNTLEYKGLLNLGDDRKLNLVVADDNSITIETAPGGVNVVDDGGSSYNPDTREIKLNYSFSYNGVDYKVSDVLEFRNRIVDGVNQYDI; this is encoded by the coding sequence ATGAAAAATAATAAATTAAGATCTTTTACCAAAATATTGGTATTAGCCGTACTTGCATTAAGTATGACATCATGTTATGATGATTTTGTAGAGAATGAGTTTGAATTTACCTCTGTATACTTACCAAAAGAAACAATTGACCGTACTTTTATTATGGGAGAAGGTATGCAAATTGGTGTTGGTGTTGTATTAGGTGGTAGATTAGATAACAGAGAAGATGTAGAGGTAAGTTTTTCTTTAGATGAGTCTCTTTTAGACCCAGGTTCTGCCTTACCAGCTAGTTATTATAGCCTTGTAGATGCTGATGGAAACCCTGCTAATAACAAAATAATAATTCCTGCTGGTAAAACACAGGGGTTTGTATATGTAAAAGCAGATTCTATTAATTTTTTAAATGATCCTGTTTCTTTAGGAAACAATTATGCATTAGGCTTTACTTTAGACAATGTTGTAAAAGCAGATTCTATTTTAGTAGATTACAAATCAACTAAAATTACATTTACATATATCAATCAATTGTATGGTAATTATGTACAGAAAGGAGCATATACAAAAGATGATGGAACTACCGTTGAAACGGTAGAGTATCCAAAAGATAATTCTAATATTTCAGAAGCTATAGAATTAACAATGGTTTCTCCTAACACTTTGGAATATAAAGGTTTGTTAAATTTGGGAGATGATCGAAAATTAAATTTAGTGGTTGCAGACGATAATTCTATAACTATTGAAACTGCTCCAGGTGGAGTTAACGTTGTAGATGATGGAGGATCTTCATATAACCCTGATACTAGAGAAATTAAACTTAACTATTCTTTTAGCTATAACGGTGTAGATTATAAGGTATCTGATGTTTTAGAGTTTAGAAATAGAATAGTAGATGGTGTAAACCAGTACGATATTTAG
- a CDS encoding alpha/beta hydrolase fold domain-containing protein, with amino-acid sequence MKTSVIVIFLFYFFSSFSQTKTVSLENAKGIIADNLGSVTLWENQIDGYGDASQSDTNLGAEESQETYPGKTTVLFNKDGSFLELEGSSTYISDNSYSVFYVGKAENEVTGKPASLLGNYDMSGGFSNCKGIRFVRLQDGKIGFDYGRPNYTRVNIGSNEIPAEDYFFFGFSMDSSGNYQYFDSTSPIITTGTITNTMHINSDVDLKFNIFEEVAGAQTYNHTEVVEVTMYDGSLDTAAFQNEYNRLATEYAELVTAKFSVTEVLPAERTNLSVDSDITVVCDQPIDPTSVFPKIYINKSETEAAGNWVLTKSNTLKFTPNTNWPYNGLVTLEINEGLKSTDDVSVNLSKGTKYNFLVETDKDFGVSENIELTSIATVDFPQAGHTLGLKMNLPTNRTQKTPVHFWVHGGGWSGGTPEASAGSYSPHGEYLAENLGIATLGIGYRCSGSSGTFSLAMEDIAAAYQWALDNADTYNFDMTKVFFSGGSAGTPLAALASQQLPNVIGFIGFNGIYDFVNDAGDFGVGNWYKQNVPSETANSPIFNLRTPPPATIMMHGDADTTISYTQSTLFADAINANGGQAEAVIYPGEVHAFFNQGKSAYEDVLIEMVGFINRVLNEQSLSLTDISIDDQITVYPNPVKKGDTLTLQLKSKFSSEKLETQIINYLGQIVVKKTLYPNKDSNVIKIDTKNLEQGVYILKTFDQQLSKTLKFLIE; translated from the coding sequence ATGAAAACTTCAGTAATCGTTATCTTCCTTTTTTACTTTTTCAGTAGCTTCAGTCAAACAAAAACAGTTTCACTAGAAAATGCAAAAGGCATCATTGCAGACAATCTAGGTTCTGTTACCCTTTGGGAAAATCAAATAGATGGTTATGGTGATGCTTCACAAAGTGATACAAATCTTGGGGCGGAAGAATCGCAAGAAACGTATCCTGGAAAAACCACTGTTCTTTTTAATAAAGATGGATCTTTTCTTGAACTAGAAGGTTCTAGTACTTATATTTCTGATAATAGTTACAGTGTTTTTTATGTAGGAAAAGCTGAAAACGAGGTAACAGGTAAACCAGCATCATTGTTAGGTAACTACGATATGAGTGGAGGTTTTTCTAACTGTAAGGGAATTAGATTTGTAAGATTACAAGATGGTAAAATAGGTTTTGATTATGGAAGACCAAATTACACACGTGTAAATATAGGATCTAATGAAATACCTGCAGAAGATTACTTCTTCTTTGGATTTTCAATGGATTCATCTGGAAATTATCAATATTTTGACAGTACTTCTCCTATTATAACCACAGGTACTATTACAAATACAATGCATATTAATTCTGATGTAGACCTTAAATTTAATATTTTTGAAGAAGTTGCAGGAGCACAAACATATAATCATACAGAAGTTGTAGAAGTAACAATGTACGATGGATCACTTGATACTGCAGCGTTTCAAAATGAGTATAATAGATTAGCTACAGAATACGCAGAACTTGTAACTGCTAAATTTTCAGTAACAGAAGTATTACCGGCAGAACGAACAAATTTGTCTGTAGATTCAGATATTACTGTTGTTTGTGATCAACCAATTGATCCTACTTCCGTTTTTCCAAAAATATATATTAATAAAAGTGAAACTGAAGCTGCTGGTAATTGGGTTTTAACAAAGTCTAATACACTTAAATTTACTCCTAATACAAACTGGCCTTATAACGGACTAGTAACCTTAGAAATAAATGAAGGTCTTAAATCTACAGATGATGTATCTGTTAATTTATCTAAAGGAACTAAATATAATTTTTTGGTTGAAACGGATAAAGATTTTGGTGTTTCAGAAAACATAGAATTAACATCAATAGCTACTGTAGATTTTCCTCAAGCAGGGCATACTTTAGGGTTAAAAATGAATTTACCGACAAATAGAACTCAAAAAACACCTGTACATTTTTGGGTACATGGTGGTGGTTGGTCTGGCGGAACTCCAGAGGCTTCTGCAGGTTCTTATTCGCCTCATGGAGAGTATTTGGCAGAAAATTTAGGTATTGCAACTTTAGGTATTGGCTATAGGTGTTCTGGTTCTAGCGGAACATTTTCTTTAGCAATGGAAGATATTGCTGCAGCCTATCAATGGGCTTTAGACAACGCAGATACTTACAATTTTGATATGACAAAAGTATTTTTTAGTGGCGGTTCTGCTGGTACTCCTTTAGCGGCATTAGCTTCTCAACAACTTCCAAATGTTATTGGGTTTATAGGTTTTAACGGAATTTATGATTTTGTAAATGATGCAGGAGATTTTGGTGTTGGAAATTGGTACAAGCAAAACGTGCCAAGTGAAACTGCAAATTCTCCAATTTTTAACCTAAGAACTCCTCCACCAGCAACTATAATGATGCATGGTGATGCAGATACCACGATTTCATACACACAAAGCACCTTATTTGCGGATGCAATAAATGCAAATGGAGGACAAGCAGAAGCTGTAATATATCCTGGAGAAGTACATGCCTTTTTTAATCAAGGAAAATCTGCATATGAAGATGTTTTAATTGAAATGGTAGGTTTTATAAACAGAGTGCTTAATGAACAAAGTTTAAGTCTTACAGATATTAGTATTGATGATCAAATAACAGTGTATCCTAATCCTGTAAAAAAAGGAGATACACTTACGTTACAATTAAAATCAAAATTTAGTTCTGAAAAACTTGAAACTCAAATAATAAATTATTTAGGTCAAATAGTAGTAAAGAAAACACTTTACCCAAATAAAGATTCAAATGTCATTAAAATTGATACCAAAAATCTAGAACAAGGTGTTTATATTTTAAAAACGTTTGATCAACAATTATCAAAAACTTTAAAATTTTTGATTGAATAA